DNA sequence from the Fusarium verticillioides 7600 chromosome 2, whole genome shotgun sequence genome:
AGGTCGCCACGTCCTGCATATTGATTGCAAATATCGACGTCGACTTCAGAATCAGCTCAATGCCCACCACCTGTTCTTCGCCGCCCCGCCTTGCGATTCAATAAACGTCCCGCCTGAGCTGTTGCGCTGAGCCCAGCTAAGCTGAGCCGCCCGCTCTCGGCTGCCCGACGGTGTTCGAGTGAATCGCATCATTTATCGATCACTTCATTACTTACCCTCGCACCCATCTGCCCGTCATGGATGAGAACATTGGTCCTCGCCCCTCGGGTTCTCATGGTTCTATGCCGCCTACAACTGCATCTAACCTACTAGCAAACTTCCTCCCATACGAACCCATCTCACGATCCACGTCCCCGGGTATTCCTTACCTCAAGAccgatgaagacgacaagAAACGATATCGGCCTCGAACCTTTGCATACTTCTCGCAGCTCCCATtcgaagtcgaagaagaagctcaacgcgATGCTGCTCTGCAGGGTATCCTTAAGCAACTATACATTGCCATTAAAGCCGAAGACTTCTCCCCCGGAGCTCTCCATTGGACGAAAGAACTCCAGGGATGGCTCAACCTCAAGTTTGAGATGACGAGAGAGCAGAGAGCAAAGCTAACTAAACTTTATTATTCCCTTGCATTGGCTCCCGGCTTAGATGCAACCGCCTCGGACCGCTTCTTGCGCATGGTCCTCACTCTGACGAGGTACGTGTGCTGACAACATTCCGATGACATCAATTCACATCTTGTAGGAAGAATCATTATTTGAAGCCAGGAGAAGATCTCGTTCTTGAATGGAGGCCATTGTGGAACGAAATCAAAGCATGGCTTCTTCCCTCGGAAGTAGCAGCGCACCAGAGCAACCGCAAGCGTTCCGCTAAAcagttgatgaagctgtgcACACATGTCCACACGTATTTCGATCCTTCCGAACGCCGAGCGATGCTGGAAGAGTTCTTGCCATTCTTCAGTGTTAATGAGCTGCCGAACGCCTACATCGTAGTAGGAGTTCTGAACGCCTTGCTGCCAAGCCACCCCGCTCCCATCAACGAACCTCAGTCTCAACCAGCCGATGTCTTCCCCACGCTCTTCCACTTGTGGTCTATCATCAATCGGTCTAAGGCATTCGATATCTTTTTCGTTGACCTGCTGTCTCGAATTTCTCGAGACCATATAGCTTGCTCCTATGTCCCATTTGGAAGCCATGGCATCTTTTCAAAGGATCAATCCGACCTCATTTTCACAGCCATTCTCAGACTCACACAAATCCCTGTGGGTCAAGCCAATTCTCCGTATACTCCTCTAGACTATCTTTCAGGGGCAGGCATTTATGttgagaaagacaagaagaagtatCCAGTGGCCTATATGATATCCCGCTTGATCGTGAGCTCTTTGTCCCCGGCTTGCATGAAGGAAGATGATTCTATCATCTCACACTTGGAAGGCCTTATGGAGTCGATTGATACCTTCTTTCACCCGTCCAACCAAGGCTCATGGACCACCATGCTTGGTCAGTTGACCCTCTATCTCACTGAGGCGTTCGTCTCCCGATGGAATCGCGAGCAGAGCGGTGAGCTGGATCTCCCCGAAGATCGCAAAATCAACGATGCGTTGAAAAAGCGGTTTGTGATGGCACTCAAAGAAGTGACATTCATGGGTCTTTTCTCCAAAAGCAGCCGTGTGTCGTACTATTACTACAGCGCCTTGCAAGGGCTTGCATATCTCGAACCGGACCTGGTTCTGCCCGGTGCATTGCAGCGTTTCTACCCTAGTCTTCAAGGACTTGTGGAGGTACACAGAACCACCTCCAGTCTGAATGGATTACAGATGATTGCcaacatcatgtccaagCATAAGGGTTATAGATGTCACATCACCGctcttttggctttggctcTCCCCGGCATCGACGCCAATGATCTCAACAAGACCCAATACACGCTCAACTTCATTCAAAGTGTCGCGTATAGCATTCCTATGGTACCATTGGTCAAGGAAGGGGAAGGCCATATCCAACTAGCCATGGAGTGGGTCCAAGGCCAAATGGATCGCATGGAGCGCGAAGGCCAGAATGTGAAGTTTGACTATAAAAACGAGCtcagcgacgaagacgaggcCAGTATTTTGAGATCGTCGACCACTGGCTTTGGCGAGTTCATCTTGACACTTCTTGGGAAAGTGTTCACTCTCCTTGAGAATTTGCCTGACGCAAACCAAGTTCGTGGCGGAACTCCGGAAGACAATGTTATCAACGCTCTACCAGCTGCGTTATCGCCCCTGTTTGCATCTTTGTCGCCAGAACTTTTCGACATGGCTCTGGAGAAGGTGGCAACGTTTGTTTCAAGCCACGTGGTCCATCAAGCACGAGATGCAATGGCATGGATCTTGAATGCGCTCTGCAAGGTCAACCCAGAGAAAActctcaaggtcttcattCCCATGCTTGTTGTAAATATCCGCAACGAGATTGACTATAACAACGCCGCGTCCGATCGAAGTAGCGGAACGGATTATTTGCCTCGAGATCGAGCATTGGTGTGGTATGTCAGCATGCTTGCGATGGCGGTTGTTCATGTCGGAAGTGAGGTCTTAAAATACAAAGATGAGCTCCTGGGCATAGCGGAATACATGCAAGAGAAATGTCGTGGTCTGCCCACCATTCTGGTCTCCAATTacatccatcatctcttgCTCAACTTGACGCACACCTATCCCATCGACCACGCTCTATATGAGCCCGAGGTTATCGAACGTGGtctcgatgtcgatgattGGGGAAAGACAACTGCCCCAGCCGATCTCAGTATTCGGTGGCACCAGCCATCTCCTGCCGAGATCGAATTCGCCGTTGAACTCTTTGCTTCCCAAACAAAGTCTGCAAAAGATCAGTTGGAATCACTCATGAGCGACAACCCACCAGTGAGTCGTACtggcaagaacaaggagtGGTCAGACGAGGTTTCTCGGCTCATGCAGCAAATCCGCCTGGTCACGTCAGGCATGGCCACCATGTTCGACCCTGAGCGTGCCGCGGGTATCATGACCGGAAATACAGAGGAAGACCACGACGTTGCGcgtgaagatgatgacgaaatgatgattgatgaagaCCCTCTTGCTGAGGTtgccgaggacgaggaacTCCGGCCTCAGTTCCGCTACAAGGCAGGCTATGCTCTCAAATCCAGTGACCCTGCTTATAGCAGAATCCACGATCTACGAGATGAGCTAGGTCATCTGCTGACCAAAACGCACTCTTTCCTGAACGAGAATCAGGAAGATGATGTGAATTCATTCACTGCCCTGTACGCCGCCTATCGTACCTGGATTACTGATGTTGGCATTGAGCGCTCCGCTCATCCCCTGGAGAGGCACGTTCGACTATACAAATCTGACATTGCCgccttcaagatcaagggctTGAGGAAGGTTTatcctcgacctcttctcatcaagcgTGCTGAGGCGTATCAGCTTTTGCGACGAAAACATAACGCCTCATCGCGGCAGAAGAGCGAGCTTGACAAACAGCtgctgcttgatcttgctgaaTCGAGTCTTTCGCTTTATGCTGATGTACGACGGGTTGCACAGAGCGCTCAGGACTCATCTTTGAAGTCACTTATTGGCGGTAAGCCGTTGGTGATTCCTGTTATTCTTGAGCGCCTCAGAAAAGCACTTGAAACGAACGACCATGACCGAATCAAGGGAGGCATGTACACTCTATTGTTCACGTCTCTTTTGAGAACTCTCCTCAGGGATTGGCGCTTCGCCCCTGAAGCTATGCGATTGTATATCGAGACTGCGGGTATTGACAAGCCTTCCATTCAAAACCTGGGCTCG
Encoded proteins:
- a CDS encoding proteasome activator subunit 4 produces the protein MDENIGPRPSGSHGSMPPTTASNLLANFLPYEPISRSTSPGIPYLKTDEDDKKRYRPRTFAYFSQLPFEVEEEAQRDAALQGILKQLYIAIKAEDFSPGALHWTKELQGWLNLKFEMTREQRAKLTKLYYSLALAPGLDATASDRFLRMVLTLTRKNHYLKPGEDLVLEWRPLWNEIKAWLLPSEVAAHQSNRKRSAKQLMKLCTHVHTYFDPSERRAMLEEFLPFFSVNELPNAYIVVGVLNALLPSHPAPINEPQSQPADVFPTLFHLWSIINRSKAFDIFFVDLLSRISRDHIACSYVPFGSHGIFSKDQSDLIFTAILRLTQIPVGQANSPYTPLDYLSGAGIYVEKDKKKYPVAYMISRLIVSSLSPACMKEDDSIISHLEGLMESIDTFFHPSNQGSWTTMLGQLTLYLTEAFVSRWNREQSGELDLPEDRKINDALKKRFVMALKEVTFMGLFSKSSRVSYYYYSALQGLAYLEPDLVLPGALQRFYPSLQGLVEVHRTTSSLNGLQMIANIMSKHKGYRCHITALLALALPGIDANDLNKTQYTLNFIQSVAYSIPMVPLVKEGEGHIQLAMEWVQGQMDRMEREGQNVKFDYKNELSDEDEASILRSSTTGFGEFILTLLGKVFTLLENLPDANQVRGGTPEDNVINALPAALSPLFASLSPELFDMALEKVATFVSSHVVHQARDAMAWILNALCKVNPEKTLKVFIPMLVVNIRNEIDYNNAASDRSSGTDYLPRDRALVWYVSMLAMAVVHVGSEVLKYKDELLGIAEYMQEKCRGLPTILVSNYIHHLLLNLTHTYPIDHALYEPEVIERGLDVDDWGKTTAPADLSIRWHQPSPAEIEFAVELFASQTKSAKDQLESLMSDNPPVSRTGKNKEWSDEVSRLMQQIRLVTSGMATMFDPERAAGIMTGNTEEDHDVAREDDDEMMIDEDPLAEVAEDEELRPQFRYKAGYALKSSDPAYSRIHDLRDELGHLLTKTHSFLNENQEDDVNSFTALYAAYRTWITDVGIERSAHPLERHVRLYKSDIAAFKIKGLRKVYPRPLLIKRAEAYQLLRRKHNASSRQKSELDKQLLLDLAESSLSLYADVRRVAQSAQDSSLKSLIGGKPLVIPVILERLRKALETNDHDRIKGGMYTLLFTSLLRTLLRDWRFAPEAMRLYIETAGIDKPSIQNLGSSALYTLIDFGKPFERMIIVNDEIVDSIKPAADVAAAIDSRHQFILQRRERVETSKSSLGLELTERAKGAHWKIATRCAIFATNLCLRFHSLAPPEFIDLVAQGTNDPHPGLRGYYLSAFTSLFTAVDMRAVYGHDYRNYLVEKEVGDRNRIQVAVEKGDAEFTHNFLEAFKQPEGAEYMVDADHPGWLVWGKKFTAYRAKPLPFNAYDDVETAVRDQMGRILNREWLSQCFDYLKQEPRDASTDRFRMSNVYLLMHVFDLMHYGKTLVTLDDVKELVKEVFGDGNDKHQHRATSEIMGALLAGSSDDPPEIRNRVWEYAAPFMLNIFADDLTPDNLQYWLTCLHLVLDSKDPRRSHEIVDTLRAFRLDMTSNAAFKESSKVQLLEFIVADGGWHFRHDQAILDDFLAHIDHPYKAVREAMGRVLSVIYKTRYHESFENVSKLLEQNKAASPTGIRPYQPTEEFSATIKDVFQRLEKWRHERTPGQQTPSSYTSGSKTVLMWLDCTLSSHECTQLVPFFPTPFMEELLHMMDVKEDPELMRLAYHVYRHLPNIPFRDGEDTEFIDALIRIGKTSSSWHQRLRALVNMQVIYFRRIFLTRGAQREALFTAVSDMLCDTQLEVRSCASTTLAGMIRCSPRRIRDPTIARLKARFQDELERNPMPKRNRHLAGTDTPVDIHKQITRRHAAILGLGALIEAFPYATPPPEWMPEVLAMLARKAAADPGVVGKATKTILSEFKKTRQDSWTVDQKVDPLLMI
- a CDS encoding proteasome activator subunit 4; this encodes MDENIGPRPSGSHGSMPPTTASNLLANFLPYEPISRSTSPGIPYLKTDEDDKKRYRPRTFAYFSQLPFEVEEEAQRDAALQGILKQLYIAIKAEDFSPGALHWTKELQGWLNLKFEMTREQRAKLTKLYYSLALAPGLDATASDRFLRMVLTLTRKNHYLKPGEDLVLEWRPLWNEIKAWLLPSEVAAHQSNRKRSAKQLMKLCTHVHTYFDPSERRAMLEEFLPFFSVNELPNAYIVVGVLNALLPSHPAPINEPQSQPADVFPTLFHLWSIINRSKAFDIFFVDLLSRISRDHIACSYVPFGSHGIFSKDQSDLIFTAILRLTQIPVGQANSPYTPLDYLSGAGIYVEKDKKKYPVAYMISRLIVSSLSPACMKEDDSIISHLEGLMESIDTFFHPSNQGSWTTMLGQLTLYLTEAFVSRWNREQSGELDLPEDRKINDALKKRFVMALKEVTFMGLFSKSSRVSYYYYSALQGLAYLEPDLVLPGALQRFYPSLQGLVEVHRTTSSLNGLQMIANIMSKHKGYRCHITALLALALPGIDANDLNKTQYTLNFIQSVAYSIPMVPLVKEGEGHIQLAMEWVQGQMDRMEREGQNVKFDYKNELSDEDEASILRSSTTGFGEFILTLLGKVFTLLENLPDANQVRGGTPEDNVINALPAALSPLFASLSPELFDMALEKVATFVSSHVVHQARDAMAWILNALCKVNPEKTLKVFIPMLVVNIRNEIDYNNAASDRSSGTDYLPRDRALVWYVSMLAMAVVHVGSEVLKYKDELLGIAEYMQEKCRGLPTILVSNYIHHLLLNLTHTYPIDHALYEPEVIERGLDVDDWGKTTAPADLSIRWHQPSPAEIEFAVELFASQTKSAKDQLESLMSDNPPVSRTGKNKEWSDEVSRLMQQIRLVTSGMATMFDPERAAGIMTGNTEEDHDVAREDDDEMMIDEDPLAEVAEDEELRPQFRYKAGYALKSSDPAYSRIHDLRDELGHLLTKTHSFLNENQEDDVNSFTALYAAYRTWITDVGIERSAHPLERHVRLYKSDIAAFKIKGLRKVYPRPLLIKRAEAYQLLRRKHNASSRQKSELDKQLLLDLAESSLSLYADVRRVAQSAQDSSLKSLIGGKPLVIPVILERLRKALETNDHDRIKGGMYTLLFTSLLRTLLRDWRFAPEAMRLYIETAGIDKPSIQNLGSSALYTLIDFGKPFERMIIVNDEIVDSIKPAADVAAAIDSRHQFILQRRERVETSKSSLGLELTERAKGAHWKIATRCAIFATNLCLRFHSLAPPEFIDLVAQGTNDPHPGLRGYYLSAFTSLFTAVDMRAVYGHDYRNYLVEKEVGDRNRIQVAVEKGDAEFTHNFLEAFKQPEGAEYMVDADHPGWLVWGKKFTAYRAKPLPFNAYDDVETAVRDQMGRILNREWLSQCFDYLKQEPRDASTDRFRMSNVYLLMHVFDLMHYGKTLVTLDDVKELVKEVFGDGNDKHQHRATSEIMGALLAGSSDDPPEIRNRVWEYAAPFMLNIFADDLTPDNLQYWLTCLHLVLDSKDPRRSHEIVDTLRAFRLDMTSNAAFKESSKVQLLEFIVADGGWHFRHDQAILDDFLAHIDHPYKAVREAMGRVLSVIYKTRYHESFENVSKLLEQNKAASPTGIRPYQPTEEFSATIKDVFQRLEKWRHERTPGQQTPSSYTSGSKTVLMWLDCTLSSHECTQLVPFFPTPFMEELLHMMDVKEDPELMRLAYHVYRHLPNIPFRDGEDTEFIDALIRIGKTSSSWHQRLRALVNMQVIYFRRIFLTRGAQREALFTAVSDMLCDTQLEVRSCASTTLAGMIRCSPRRIRDPTIARLKARFQDELERNPMPKRNRHLAGTDTPVDIHKQITRRHAAILGLGALIEAFPYATPPPEWMPEVLAMLARKAAADPGVVGKATKTILSEFKKTRQDSWTVDQKYFTSEQLEDLEGVLWKSYFA